A region from the Brassica napus cultivar Da-Ae chromosome C8, Da-Ae, whole genome shotgun sequence genome encodes:
- the LOC106431830 gene encoding glutathione S-transferase T3-like, with protein sequence MKRSASLLVDVLDGDRSLSLCLSSNRKRRRREAVMGIVPLEGSILHQVQKMDGSKRHNEGSSDKEGDFNFEGFGNFTDSVSPPAAQVPFLGGHGTQDENIGEDTPGKCKERRTWTPSDDVLLISSWLNTSKDLVVGNEQRSSAFCTRIAAYYSASPKVAGCEKRELAHSANRERTSGQNENDILKHAHEIFFNNYNKKFTLEHAWKELRHDQKWCDLTTAKTNGSSKRRKCEDGSHTASSQAIGTETGKDDQVTNRPTGVKAAKARGKRMMVEGKDLAEFQSLWSIKKEDLAMKEKLSKMRLLESLIAKQELDEYEERLEKKLITELLSN encoded by the exons ATGAAGCGCTCGGCGTCTCTCTTGGTGGATGTTCTCGACGGcgacagatctctctctctgtgtctCTCCTCAAATAGAAAG CGTAGGAGAAGGGAAGCTGTTATGGGCATTGTACCTCTTGAGGGATCCATTCTTCACCAAGTACAGAAG ATGGATGGATCAAAGAGACATAACGAAGGTTCATCGGACAAAGAAGGAGATTTCAACTTTGAAG GCTTTGGTAACTTTACAGACAGTGTTTCACCTCCGGCGGCGCAAGTTCCTTTCTTAGGTGGTCATGGTACCCAAGATGAAAACATTGGTGAAGACACACCTGGAAAATGTAAAGAACGAAGGACGTGGACGCCCAGTGATGATGTTTTGCTCATCAGCTCGTGGTTGAATACGAGCAAAGACCTCGTTGTGGGCAATGAGCAAAGGTCGTCAGCTTTCTGCACCAGAATTGCTGCTTACTACTCGGCTAGTCCTAAGGTAGCTGGGTGTGAAAAAAGAGAGCTAGCTCACT CTGCCAACAGAGAGAGAACTAGCGGGCAAAACGAGAATGATATTCTCAAGCACGCTCATGAGATCTTCTTCAACAACTATAACAAGAAGTTCacccttgaacatgcttggaaAGAGCTGCGGCATGACCAGAAGTGGTGTGACCTTACAACGGCTAAAACAAATGGAAGCTCTAAGAGGAGGAAATGTGAAGACGGTTCACATACAGCAAGCTCTCAAGCCATTGGCACCGAAACTGGTAAAGATGATCAAGTCACCAATCGACCCACAGGTGTTAAGGCAGCTAAAGCCCGTGGTAAGAGGATGATGGTGGAGGGGAAGGACTTGGCTGAATTTCAGAGCTTGTGGAGCATAAAGAAGGAGGATTTAGCAATGAAAGAAAAACTGTCGAAAATGAGGCTTCTAGAGAGTCTAATTGCTAAACAAGAACTTGATGAGTATgaggaaaggttggagaaaaAACTCATTACTGAGTTACTGTCAAATTAG
- the LOC106449517 gene encoding probable flavin-containing monooxygenase 1, with product MASNDKLTSSRVAIIGAGVSGLAAAKHLAHHNPIVFEASDSVGGVWNSCTYETTKLQSTRVDYEFSDFPWPNRDDTTFPSYAEILDYLESYAKHFDLLKFMKFGSKVIKVRYTGDGGTPQMVDLGAYSHSLPEKPVWEVAVQNGDAGEIQWYAFEFVVVCTGKYGDVPRIPTFPEKKGPEIFKGKVMHSMDYCKLEKGEASHLLCGKKVAVIGFKKSAIDLALESALANQGEGGQACTMVVRTTHWVVPHYWVWGLPFFLFYSTRASQFLHDRPNQSFLKTFFCLLFSLLRAVVSKFIESYVTWKLPLEKYGLKPDHSFEEDYASCQMAIMPENFFEEADKGMIRFKKTSKWCFYDQGIEFEDGTMLEADVVILATGYDGKKKLKAIVPEPFRSWLDFPCGVMPLYRGTIHPLIPNMGFVGYVQSNSNLHTSELRSLWLSRLVDGKFKLPSKEKMLDQFSKEMDVMRRSSRFYKRHCISTFSIQHADDLCNDMGLDPRRKSNLFLEAFSPYGSQDYRLNQEETN from the exons ATGGCTTCTAACGATAAGCTTACTTCTTCCAGAGTAGCGATCATCGGTGCTGGTGTTAGCGGTTTAGCAGCCGCTAAGCACTTAGCCCATCACAACCCGATCGTTTTTGAAGCCTCGGATTCGGTCGGAGGTGTTTGGAATAGTTGCACTTACGAGACAACTAAATTACAATCGACTCGAGTCGATTACGAGTTCTCTGACTTTCCATGGCCCAACAGAGATGACACTACTTTTCCATCTTACGCTGAAATATTAGATTACTTGGAATCTTATGCTAAGCATTTTGATCTCCTTAAGTTCATGAAGTTTGGCTCTAAGGTCATCAAGGTTAGGTACACAGGTGACGGCGGAACTCCACAGATGGTTGACCTAGGTGCTTACAGCCACTCGTTGCCCGAAAAACCTGTATGGGAAGTTGCTGTTCAAAATGGAGACGCTGGAGAGATTCAG TGGTATGCATTTGAGTTCGTGGTAGTGTGCACCGGAAAATATGGCGACGTACCAAGAATACCGACGTTTCCAGAGAAGAAAGGGCCCGAGATATTCAAAGGGAAAGTGATGCACTCTATGGATTACTGCAAATTAGAGAAAGGAGAAGCTTCTCATCTCCTTTGTGGCAAGAAAGTCGCCGTAATTGGCTTCAAGAAATCAGCCATTGATTTGGCTTTAGAGTCTGCTCTAGCAAATCAAG GAGAAGGTGGACAAGCATGCACAATGGTGGTGAGAACGACACATTGGGTGGTCCCGCATTATTGGGTGTGGGGTTTACCATTCTTCTTGTTCTACTCTACCAGAGCTTCTCAGTTCCTCCATGATAGGCCTAACCAAAGCTTCCTTAAAACTTTCTTTTGCCTCCTATTCTCTCTTCTG CGTGCGGTGGTTTCCAAATTCATCGAATCATATGTTACGTGGAAGCTTCCTCTAGAGAAATATGGTCTTAAACCAGACCATTCTTTTGAAGAAGACTACGCTTCTTGTCAAATGGCCATCATGCCGGAGAATTTCTTTGAGGAAGCGGATAAAGGGATGATCCGGTTTAAGAAAACATCAAAGTGGTGCTTTTATGATCAAGGGATTGAGTTTGAGGATGGGACTATGCTAGAAGCTGATGTTGTGATACTTGCAACTGGTTATGATGGCAAGAAGAAGCTCAAAGCCATCGTTCCTGAACCTTTTCGAAGTTGGCTTGACTTTCCATGCGGTGTTATGCCTCTATACAG GGGAACAATCCATCCATTGATACCAAACATGGGTTTCGTGGGATACGTTCAGAGCAACTCAAACCTACACACATCAGAGCTACGTTCGCTGTGGTTAAGCCGACTCGTGGATGGGAAATTCAAATTACCGAGCAAAGAGAAAATGTTGGATCAATTTTCCAAGGAAATGGACGTGATGAGAAGATCGAGCAGATTCTATAAACGTCATTGCATTTCTACTTTCAGCATCCAACATGCCGACGATTTGTGTAATGACATGGGACTCGATCCTCGGCGTAAATCCAACTTGTTCCTCGAAGCCTTTAGTCCTTATGGTTCTCAAGATTATCGACTCAATCAAGAAGAAACAAACTAA